In Drosophila santomea strain STO CAGO 1482 chromosome 3L, Prin_Dsan_1.1, whole genome shotgun sequence, a single window of DNA contains:
- the LOC120449425 gene encoding dendritic arbor reduction protein 1 produces the protein MHTDIIIGDQFAANNNYWVMQSPELDYRHELMGRLHKIEPADVELEVLAAAAAAANNNNNNNTSSNNNHSSNSSSNNSNGSQTPTGNNSNSNSNNSLATGGHQHHQFHHHLHHHHSHQHHHQHHHLHQHHSHSLQSGESGASEAWPHLTAPSYASDVAHAQQQQLQPAGSPNSNSNGAYGCAPLYDGAPYEVALGYGGAVVASTGGATSSDKEYLYETKNKEALYADPLDDPYQRPVLWDDITTSIQNIDPENALMLSSTGSSNNNGSSNSGNSGNSSSNTAESATSQLPQVKMEAIDESLLETFSTPLLSPLEIKTEKQQRQQQHHQHQHQQHQQQQQQQQQQHQQQHQQQYQQQHYQQHYQQQQHLYQHHPSLALPGSLPPAVEVVELQLQQQQQQHQQQQQHLQHNNSSSSSSSPKLATPGDSSGNTSSYQQQYASQLVSGSGGGYLNGSSGNSYGYSWHSSQSFHTKYQIHPPSAAASATASATATPTAQLGAQQQQHQQQQQQLQQLCPPAAPSTPSASSSSISSSSASSASRHMFVPPLTPPSSDPGSPGSSMVAAAAAAAAQRRTTPPPPYQQGHVLGHLNPPPTLQLLGGAATGSNSSCTTTLTTLTPASAIQQQQQQQQVPQQQPPPTPRSSGGGRRGRHSHHQPGTAAHIASLMSVRTVRYNRRNNPELEKRRIHHCDFVGCSKVYTKSSHLKAHQRIHTGEKPYTCQWPECEWRFARSDELTRHYRKHTGAKPFKCIVCERSFARSDHLALHMKRHLPKNK, from the exons TCCCCGGAACTGGACTATCGGCACGAGCTGATGGGTCGTCTGCATAAAATCGAGCCCGCCGATGTTGAGCTTGAGGTTCTGGCAGCGGCCGCTGCAgccgccaacaacaacaacaacaacaataccagcagcaataacaaccacagcagcaacagcagcagcaacaacagcaacggcagccAAACACCCaccggcaacaacagcaacagcaacagcaacaacagcttgGCAACCGGAGGCCATCAGCATCATCAGTTCCACCACCACCTGCACCACCATCACTCccatcagcaccaccaccagcaccatcATCTGCACCAGCACCACTCGCACAGCCTCCAAAGTGGCGAAAGTGGTGCATCGGAGGCGTGGCCCCACCTCACCGCCCCCTCGTACGCCAGCGATGTTGCACatgcgcagcagcagcaactccagCCCGCCGGATCCCCGAATTCCAACTCAAACGGAGCCTACGGCTGTGCACCACTCTACGATGGAGCGCCCTACGAAGTGGCACTCGGCTatggtggtgcggtggttGCGTCAACGGGTGGTGCGACTTCCAGCGACAAGGAGTATCTATATG aaaccaaaaacaaagagGCTCTCTACGCCGATCCGCTGGACGATCCCTACCAGCGACCCGTCCTCTGGGACGATATTACAACCTCAATCCAAAATATCGATCCGGAGAACGCGCTCATGCTGAGCAGCactggcagcagcaacaacaatggcagcagcaacagcggcaacagtggcaacagcagcagcaacacggCCGAATCTGCAACATCGCAGCTGCCGCAGGTCAAGATGGAGGCGATCGATGAGAGCCTGCTCGAGACATTCTCGACCCCATTGCTCAGTCCCCTGGAGATAAAGACCGagaagcagcagcgacaacagcagcaccaccaacaccagcaccagcagcatcagcagcaacaacagcagcagcagcagcaacaccagcagcaacatcagcaacaatACCAGCAGCAACACTATCAGCAACattatcagcagcagcagcacttgtACCAGCATCATCCCAGCCTGGCGCTGCCTGGTAGCTTGCCACCCGCTGTCGAGGTGGTggagttgcaactgcagcaacagcagcaacagcatcagcagcagcagcaacatctgcagcacaacaacagcagcagcagcagcagcagccccaAGCTGGCGACCCCCGGcgacagcagcggcaacacCTCCTCCTATCAGCAACAGTACGCATCTCAATTGGTCTCCGGATCGGGCGGCGGCTATCTCAACGGTAGCAGCGGCAACTCCTACGGCTACAGCTGGCACAGCAGTCAG TCTTTCCAcaccaaataccaaatacaCCCGCCATCAGCCGCCGCTTCAgccaccgcctccgccactgccacgcccacagctcAACTAGGTgctcaacagcaacaacatcagcagcagcagcaacagctgcagcagttgTGTCCCCCCGCGGCGCCCAGCACTCCCTcggcctcctcctcgtccatttcctcgtcctccgcctcctccgccagTCGCCATATGTTCGTGCCACCTTTGACCCCGCCCAGTTCGGATCCCGGCAGTCCTGGCAGCTCGATGGTGgccgcagcagctgccgcagcCGCCCAACGCCGCACCACCCCACCGCCGCCCTATCAGCAAGGTCATGTGCTGGGCCACCTCAACCCGCCGCCCACGCTGCAACTTTTGGGTGGTGCAGCCaccggcagcaacagcagttgcaCCACCACTCTGACCACCTTAACACCCGCCAGTGccattcagcagcagcagcagcagcaacaggtgccacagcaacagccacCGCCCACCCCCCGCTCCTCGGGGGGCGGGAGGCGTGGCCGGCACTCGCACCACCAACCGGGAACGGCGGCTCACATCGCCAGTTTGATGAGCGTGCGAACGGTGCGTTACAACCGCCGCAATAATCCCGAGCTGGAAAAGCGGCGCATACACCACTGTGATTTCGTTG GTTGTTCCAAGGTGTACACAAAGAGCTCTCATCTGAAGGCCCATCAAAGGATACACACGG GTGAGAAGCCGTACACCTGCCAGTGGCCGGAATGCGAGTGGAGATTCGCCAGGTCCGACGAGCTAACCAGGCACTACAGGAAGCACACGGGAGCCAAACCCTTCAAGTGCATCGTGTGTGAGAGGAGCTTCGCGAGGAGCGATCACCTGGCGCTGCACATGAAGCGCCACTTGCCCAAGAACAAATGA
- the LOC120449426 gene encoding NEDD8-conjugating enzyme Ubc12 — protein MPARRSERIAARGEATAAEGNASNMRLVVRLRRISDSSAQLEGPRGGRVPTRGRGRSRRTTHLAASHSTPIVPAGRVSERIATRVQQARAEATEGSTAQEASSSQSVYFPAQSGSSRGATRGSRGATGRQRRGRQPHSTVAAGPLNPGVAATVVRPVPLVHPNMPLPTSAAYVPIAASADFERLQHHSVVQSLFRFESGIPTQGDPLTITRLRREISEFASDQTEGCKVEMVGENLFHWVATIPGPSETVYEGGLFRVEIVFPRNYPFQPPYVAFLTKTYHCNIAFSGRLCLDILSSKWSPALSVSKVLISIMSLLADPNPDDPMEVGVADVFRRNRVLHDQHAREWTKRYAK, from the exons ATGCCAGCACGACGTAGTGAAAGGATTGCGGCCCGTGGGGAAGCGACTGCAGCTGAAGGAAACGCATCCAATATGCGGCTGGTGGTGCGACTTCGTCGTATCAGCGATTCTAGTGCCCAGTTGGAAGGACCTCGAGGTGGCCGGGTGCCCAccaggggcaggggcaggagCAGGCGAACCACTCACCTGGCAGCAAGTCACTCTACACCG ATTGTGCCAGCAGGACGAGTAAGTGAGAGAATCGCGACACGTGTGCAGCAAGCTAGAGCTGAGGCCACCGAAGGATCTACTGCCCAGGAAGCAAGTTCCTCCCAGTCTGTTTATTTTCCTGCCCAGTCTGGCAGCTCTCGAGGAGCGACTAGGGGATCCAGGGGAGCTACTGGTCGTCAACGCCGTGGCCGCCAACCGCACTCAACTGTAGCAGCTGGTCCTTTGAATCCAGGTGTTGCGGCCACTGTGGTGCGTCCTGTTCCACTCGTCCACCCAAACATGCCTTTACCCACTTCGGCTGCCTATGTGCCAATCGCAGCCAGTGCTGACTTCGAGCGGTTGCAACATCATTCTGTGGTGCAAAGCCTGTTTCGCTTCGAATCCGGGATACCCACCCAGGGTGATCCGCTCACCATCACAAGACTGCGTCGCGAGATCTCCGAGTTCGCAAGCGATCAAACGGAAGGGTGCAAGGTGGAGATGGTGGGCGAGAATCTGTTCCACTGGGTGGCCACGATCCCCGGTCCCTCGGAAACGGTTTATGAAGGTGGCCTTTTCAGAGTGGAGATAGTCTTCCCACGAAACTATCCATTCCAGCCGCCCTATGTGGCGTTCCTAACCAAGACATACCATTGCAACATCGCTTTCTCCGGGCGCCTTTGCCTGGATATTCTCAGCTCCAAGTGGTCGCCAGCTCTGTCGGTTTCCAAGGTGCTCATCTCCATCATGTCCTTGCTGGCGGACCCGAACCCAGACGATCCTATGGAGGTGGGAGTCGCAGATGTATTCAGGCGAAACCGCGTGCTACACGACCAGCATGCCCGCGAGTGGACCAAAAGGTATGCCAAATAG
- the LOC120449427 gene encoding uncharacterized protein LOC120449427: MYSSFSTMGSINRRNEPISRDEVQRLLRNPSNNPDRMLLFLDTRFASEDVRNSNRVMPDIHIFSGPVVENLRPFVPVNLSNEHSWVYSVLLQEPIVRPAPPGRIRYTSVSRWSPPMRMGRNVIFPEDIRGLILMAMIVNPEIDTLMNIDPIKAMSLMLSIALYFLL; this comes from the coding sequence ATGTATTCTAGTTTTTCCACCATGGGCTCCATAAATAGACGCAATGAACCAATTAGCCGTGACGAAGTGCAGCGGCTTCTGAGAAACCCATCAAATAATCCCGACCGAATGCTGTTATTTCTGGACACAAGATTTGCCAGTGAAGATGTGAGGAACTCCAACCGTGTGATGCCTGACATTCACATATTTTCCGGACCTGTAGTGGAAAATTTGAGACCCTTTGTGCCGGTGAATCTGTCGAATGAGCACTCTTGGGTCTACTCCGTACTCTTGCAAGAACCAATAGTTCGTCCTGCCCCTCCAGGGCGAATTCGCTACACTTCTGTGTCTCGATGGAGTCCACCAATGCGTATGGGAAGAAACGTGATTTTTCCGGAGGACATCAGAGGACTGATACTGATGGCCATGATAGTGAACCCCGAAATCGACACCCTAATGAACATCGATCCCATCAAGGCCATGTCCCTGATGCTGAGCATTGCCCTCTACTTTCTCCTCTGA